The DNA region CCAGCTGGACGAGCCGACGGAGATGCGACACAACGGAGCGTTGCAGGTGTGGCTGCCTGCAATACCGGGCAGGAAATATCTGGTGGCGGCCGATCCGGCGGGGGGCGGCATGGACGGTGACTTCGCCGTGGTGCAGGTCATCGATATGGAGTCGGGCATGCAGTGCGCAGAGTTGCAGCAGCGGCTGGCTCCGCTGGACCTGGCAAAGGCAGCAGCCAAGCTGGCCCGGGAGTACAACGGTGCGATGATCGCGGTGGAGCGCAACAATCATGGCCATGCAGTGCTCGCCTTTCTAAGTACGGTAGAGCACTATGCCTATGTGTATGGCCAGGGTGGCGACGCGGGATGGCTTACCTCGGCGGGCAGCAAGCCGGGCATGGTCAGCCGGATGGGTGCGCTGCTGGTGGAGTCGCCGTTGATGTTCTCCAGCAGGAGATTGCTGGCGGAGTGTCGTACCTATATCTCGCTGCCCGGAGGCGGGACCGGCGCAGCCAACGGAGCGCATGACGATTGCGTGATGGCGATGGCGATCGCGCAGGCGGTACGCGCTGAAATGATTGTGAAGATGAAGAAGAGATAGTGTCCTGCCGGACGGGCCTCCTGCGCGGAGGGCGGTCACTTCGTGACTTGTATACCTTTTCTGGGCGAGGAAAAGGTACGGGGCCTCCCGTTGGTCGGCAACGATACTTGATCCCGACCAACGGGAGGGCCACCCGAAGGCGTACACGAGTCACGAAGTGACCGCGCAGCGGGCCCTGTCCGGCAGGACACGGGGTTTATCCTGTTGCCCAGGGGTAAACGGCTTGGCGGTTCTGGCGGTGCAGGCGATTCGAAGGATGCGGGGCGGGGCGCAGAGCCAGTTGATGCTGGGGGCCGACGGCAAGCTGTGGGTGGTGAAGTTTCAGAACAATCCGCAGCACCTGCGCGTGCTGGCGAATGAGCTGATTGCTACTCGTCTGGCGGCGGCGGTGGGCCTGACCGTCCCTGTGAGTGATGTCGTTGAAGTAACGGAATGGCTGGTGGCGAACACGCTCGACATGCAGGTGGAGCTGGGACACAGCGTCCGCTATAAATATGTTGCCGGGTTGCAGTTTGGGTCGCAGTTCGTGGGCGGCCTGATGCCGGGGCAGGTGGTGGACTATCTGCCCGAGCAGCAGTTGGATGAGGTGAGGAACCTGGCGGAGTTTGCCGGAATGCTCTGCATCGATAAGTGGGCGGGCAACTGCAATGGGCGGCAGGCAGTGTTTGAACGCAAGCCGCGAGAACGGAAGTATCGAGCAACGTTTATCGATCAGGGCTTCTGCTTCAACGCGGGCGAGTGGACGTTTCCCGATTCACCGCTGCGTGGCGTCTATCAGCGCAACAAGGTGTATGCGCGGGTGACCGGCTGGGAGAGCTTTGAGCCGTGGCTGAGCTGTGTGGAGGCGATGGACGCAGGCGTGCTGTGGGAGATTGCGGAGGCGGTTCCTCCGGAGTGGTACGGCGGAGATACGGCTGTGATCGAGCGGTTGATGGAGCAGATGCTGACGCGGCGGTCGCGGGTGCGAGAGTTGATTGCGTCATTTCGGGATTCGAATCGGGAGCCGTTCCCAATGTGGGATACAGGGAAGCGGATTGTTGTGCCGAGGCAGTTCGCGGAGATGAGTGGAGCGGGTAAGTTTGTGATGTAGTGGATTGGTTGATGGATTGCTAATGGTTTAAAGAGGAGACGGTCTTGAAGGAACGGTTGCCGTGCGAGTTCTTCCTGATCCGGTATGTGCCGGATGTGGTGAAGGGCGAGTTTACGAACATCGGGGTTGTGCTGCGAGAGGCCGGAGACGTTGCGTCCGATGCAGCGAAGCCCGAGCACGCGGTGGTACGTTTTACGCGGGACTGGAGCCGCGTGCGGTGCATGGATGCGGATGCCGACATCGGCCTGCTGGAGGCGTTGGAGGGTGAGATCGCGGAGCGGTTGCGAATGAGCGCAACCGATCCGAAGCCGGTGCTGGCTTTGCTGGAAGACACGCTTTCGAATTCGGTGCAGATCTCGCCGCCGCGGGCTTCGCTGGCCGAGAGTATGGCAGCGGAGATGGAACAGTTGATGCGCATGTATGTCGAGCCGCTGAAGATTAAGGTTGAGCGTCGTCGAACGGGGCGCGCAGCCATCGCCGGAGCGATGCGGACGGAGTTTGAGCGCGCCAGGGTTTGGGCCCTGATGCGGAAGCGAATTGCGGCTTCGCTCTATACGCGGCCCGGCGATCCGATGAAGATCGACTGCGGCTATCGACCGAATGGTGTGATTCGAATGTTTCAGGCTGTGTCGCTCGAAGGCGATGTGGAGGCGGCCAAGGGGTTGGCTTATTCGGCTCCGCAGTTGCGCGAGGGCGTGCTTCGGGTGGAGAGCGCAAAGCTGGAGTTGACGGCGGTGGTCGAGCCTTTGCGGTCGGTGTCGGATATTGAGGACGAGGCGATGGAGCGGTACCGGTTCGGCGTCGAGGCGATGGAGCGACAGGAGATTCGCGTGGTGACGGTAAGCGATCTGGCGCGGGTGGCGGAGACGGCGCGGGTGGAGTTGCGGGTTTGAGTTTAGAGGAGAGTTAGAAGTTAAGCGCTGAGTTTTGATTTGAGGCATGGCCCCTGGGCTGTGCCTTTTCTTTTTGCACGGATACGAAAGAGAGAGGTGAGGCATGGGAGTTCGGACGATGGTGAAGGATGTGTGGCAGAAGCTGGCGGGCGTTGAAGCAGCAACAGGCACGGCGGTTGGGGAACGGAAGACGACGATGCTGCCTTCGATCTTTACGCCCTACAACCAGGCCGGGCGGACGGGGCAGAGTGCGTTGCCGAAGCCTACACCGGCGAACCTGCGGAAGTTTGCCGAGACGCCGGTGGTGCGGCGGGCGATCAACGTGGTGAAGGACAAGATCGCCAGCATGGACTGGCAGATTCGCGTGCGCAGGGGCTATGACGCTGCGAGCGTAGCGGACGCAAGCGCGCGACTGAATGCGCTGCGGCTCTGTCTCGAGGAGCCGAATGCTTCGGACAGTTTTCGCGTGTTGTGGGAGCAGGTGCTGGAGGACCTGCTGGTCGGCGGATTTGGCGCGGTGGAGATGGAGGCTACGGGCGATGCGCTGCGGCCATTTCATCTCTGGGCGGTGGATGGGGCGACGATCCAGATCGACAGCAAGTGGGATGGCGATCCCGCAAAGCCG from Edaphobacter paludis includes:
- a CDS encoding HipA family kinase, yielding MAVLAVQAIRRMRGGAQSQLMLGADGKLWVVKFQNNPQHLRVLANELIATRLAAAVGLTVPVSDVVEVTEWLVANTLDMQVELGHSVRYKYVAGLQFGSQFVGGLMPGQVVDYLPEQQLDEVRNLAEFAGMLCIDKWAGNCNGRQAVFERKPRERKYRATFIDQGFCFNAGEWTFPDSPLRGVYQRNKVYARVTGWESFEPWLSCVEAMDAGVLWEIAEAVPPEWYGGDTAVIERLMEQMLTRRSRVRELIASFRDSNREPFPMWDTGKRIVVPRQFAEMSGAGKFVM
- a CDS encoding DUF3037 domain-containing protein, with the protein product MKERLPCEFFLIRYVPDVVKGEFTNIGVVLREAGDVASDAAKPEHAVVRFTRDWSRVRCMDADADIGLLEALEGEIAERLRMSATDPKPVLALLEDTLSNSVQISPPRASLAESMAAEMEQLMRMYVEPLKIKVERRRTGRAAIAGAMRTEFERARVWALMRKRIAASLYTRPGDPMKIDCGYRPNGVIRMFQAVSLEGDVEAAKGLAYSAPQLREGVLRVESAKLELTAVVEPLRSVSDIEDEAMERYRFGVEAMERQEIRVVTVSDLARVAETARVELRV